A DNA window from Bradyrhizobium sp. CCBAU 53421 contains the following coding sequences:
- a CDS encoding acyltransferase, whose amino-acid sequence MTGLRGVAAMAVALAHFQLFYPSYANAPIMWGNAVDLFFVLSGFTLSYVYRREDFQFSSFLTARIARIYPLYILTTVVAGAAIALPLQLDPTTYPLKNAISDFVLQALMLNAWPFGSAVHWNVAAWSISSEWFCYLVLFPLLLYQKAARSAAMRLLCIVVLSATSYSIFVRCFDGNLGAARIYHSESQWSYWVALLRGVFGFTAGWVVFACYERRDGLYTFCTRASTLIWSIVILTVVLAYRDLVNPQALVFLHPFVVLAATDQASATSRLLGSRPLHFLGVISYSIYMMHYILFVGFLAALGPPNTWSPLTYVLAAAMSLAVLAGSYFLIERPARDAIRNLQRMRQATAST is encoded by the coding sequence TTGACTGGGCTGCGCGGCGTGGCGGCGATGGCCGTCGCGCTTGCTCACTTTCAGCTATTTTATCCCAGCTACGCCAACGCCCCGATCATGTGGGGCAACGCCGTCGACCTGTTCTTCGTTCTCAGCGGCTTTACGCTGTCCTACGTCTATCGCCGCGAGGACTTCCAGTTCTCCAGCTTTTTGACGGCTCGCATCGCCAGGATCTATCCGCTCTACATTCTCACCACGGTAGTCGCCGGCGCAGCCATTGCTTTGCCGCTGCAGCTTGATCCGACGACCTACCCGCTCAAGAACGCGATATCGGACTTCGTGCTTCAGGCCTTGATGCTGAACGCGTGGCCTTTCGGATCCGCCGTTCATTGGAACGTTGCGGCATGGTCGATATCCTCCGAATGGTTCTGCTACCTCGTACTGTTCCCGCTGTTGCTCTATCAGAAGGCGGCAAGGTCGGCAGCAATGCGGCTGCTCTGCATCGTCGTGCTGTCGGCAACGTCTTATTCGATCTTCGTGCGCTGTTTCGACGGCAATCTCGGCGCTGCCCGGATCTACCATTCGGAAAGCCAATGGAGCTACTGGGTCGCTCTTCTCCGAGGGGTGTTCGGCTTCACGGCCGGCTGGGTCGTCTTCGCGTGCTACGAACGGCGTGACGGGCTCTACACCTTCTGCACACGGGCCTCCACGTTGATCTGGTCGATCGTGATCCTCACGGTCGTCCTGGCGTACCGCGATCTCGTCAACCCGCAGGCGCTGGTGTTCCTCCATCCATTCGTCGTGCTTGCCGCGACCGACCAGGCATCGGCCACGTCGCGCCTGCTGGGATCAAGGCCGCTGCATTTTCTGGGCGTGATTTCGTACTCGATCTACATGATGCATTACATCCTCTTCGTCGGTTTCCTTGCTGCGCTCGGTCCGCCGAACACCTGGTCACCTCTCACCTATGTCCTGGCGGCTGCGATGTCTCTTGCCGTCTTGGCTGGCAGCTATTTCCTGATCGAACGGCCGGCACGCGATGCCATCCGCAATCTCCAACGCATGCGCCAGGCAACAGCGAGCACGTGA